A region of Leishmania infantum JPCM5 genome chromosome 31 DNA encodes the following proteins:
- a CDS encoding iron/zinc transporter protein-like protein has product METAKLSVEASTRYLMALGYRVSAPLNADGSSTANVGETEHSLCRGFTGAYSLGLHVGALFLILFVSLLGTAIPILGKCIPSLVRYPYVFSVAKSAATGVLLSVSTIHLIFEGAEAFSEDCIPAVLKSYGPLYFLLALIAVLLMQALDMQLADIAERWMKAKLKREAEAAKAESKGDGECCGLSPDVDAGVTSGLAPADGPLTDERKSTSLKSGAQTTVPVAALDDCEVPLVALSPEHPVQHHHCDEPAAHGHQHLSVAPPRDMGYLRCVISAVCMEFGVTLHSVFVGLDVGLKKDSELKPLLVALVFHQLFEGMAVGSRLVDAKFSATLDVVLALVFSLSAPAGMAAAAIAVSVSPSAMSGSGFATVVAVLDTLCGGILLYLAFTLLLGDFVADVKHYCCDGQGHRTVKKIMLFVSLWVGMGLMALVGNWL; this is encoded by the coding sequence ATGGAGACGGCGAAACTGAGCGTGGAGGCGAGCACAAGGTACCTGATGGCGCTCGGGTATcgtgtgtctgcgccgcTCAACGCCGACGGCTCGAGCACTGCCAACGTTGGAGAGACAGAGCACTCGCTGTGCAGGGGCTTCACCGGGGCCTACTCACTTGGCCTGCATGTCGGCGCGCTGTTCCTGATTCTCTTCGTGTCGCTCCTCGGCACTGCGATTCCGATTCTCGGCAAGTGCATCCCTTCTCTCGTGAGATACCCGTATGTGTTCTCCGTGGCGAAGTCCGCTGCAAcgggcgtgctgctgtctgTGTCGACGATTCACCTGATCTTCGAGGGCGCCGAGGCTTTCTCGGAGGATTGCATCCCCGCCGTGCTGAAGAGTTACGGGCCGCTGTACTTCTTGCTTGCCCTGATtgctgtgctgctgatgcaggCGCTGGACATGCAGCTGGCGGACATCGCTGAGCGCTGGATGAAGGCCAAGctgaagagagaggcagaggcggccaAGGCGGAAAGCaagggcgacggcgagtgCTGCGGGCTCTCCCCTGATGTGGACGCCGGCGTCACCTCGGGCCTAGCACCGGCGGATGGGCCTTTGACCGATGAACGTAAGAGCACGAGTTTGAAGAGCGGTGCACAGACGACGGTGCCCGTCGCTGCGTTGGATGATTGTgaggtgccgctggtggcgctgtcgccggaGCACCCGGTGCAACACCATCACTGCGATGAGCCCGCTGCTCACGGGCACCAACATCTGTCAGTGGCGCCACCACGGGACATGGGTTACCTCCGCTGCGTGATCTCCGCCGTGTGCATGGAGTTCGGTGTGACGCTGCACAGCGTGTTTGTGGGCCTGGATGTCGGGCTCAAGAAAGACAGTGAGCTGAAGCCGCTGCTTGTGGCGCTTGTGTTCCACCAGCTGTTCGAGGGCATGGCGGTTGGGTCGCGTCTCGTGGACGCCAAGTTTTCGGCCACCCTGGATGTTGTTCTTGCCCTTGTGTTCTCCCTCAGCGCGCCAGCTGGCatggcagcggccgcgatTGCCGTGTCCGTGTCGCCGTCTGCGAtgtccggcagcggcttcgccACTGTTGTTGCTGTACTGGACACGCTGTGCGGCGGCATCCTGCTGTACCTCGCCttcacgctgctgcttggTGACTTTGTGGCGGATGTGAAGCACTACTGCTGCGATGGGCAGGGGCACCGCACGGTGAAGAAGATCATGCTGTTTGTGTCTCTGTGGGTGGGTATGGGGCTGATGGCGCTTGTGGGCAACTGGCTgtag